In Anaerolineales bacterium, one DNA window encodes the following:
- a CDS encoding NAD(P)H-dependent oxidoreductase subunit E: MSEIDLTLLKPAIEKYAPLGRSGLLPALHAAQSLYGWLPQDVVSQVARTLHVPLADVHGVIEFYALFYNEPVGRKVIRVCTDPACGLKDSDGLLKKLCKQYGVKPHPAGGHGQTHPKLDLTIEPSPCLGMCELAPAVWTMDSGRWTVGDGSIEEDRPRSLIYGPIRVLTKNCGNGTTTLARYGEYDGLKKVRSQSRLDVIDEIKASGLVGRGGAAFPTGIKWEGALNAHADQKYIICNADESEPGTFKDRILLLDDPHRTIEGMCIAAHAVGATKGYIYVRAEYPYIIPVLENALKEAKEAGYLNDFDIEIRVGAGAYICGEETALFESIEGKRGFPRVKPPFPTTHGVFGKPTVINNVETLCNVPLIFEKGAANYRKIGTEKSPGPKLFCLSGDVIRPGLYEVPFGLTLRELLDMAGGVADKKQLKSVLFGGAAGAFATSEHLDVRMTFEDLRAAGLPLGSGVVMVFDETRDMRDVLKRLGKFFAHESCGKCYPCQLGTQRQMEILDRIAEGRIEEGDLIRLQDVGWTMTDASICGLGQTAASATLSAMKLWPELFSAEAGSSLPKKKDERGKKAAGAKAKIVKKAGAKKAVKAKPAKKSSAKKTIAHKSAKKR, translated from the coding sequence ATGTCTGAAATTGACCTCACCCTACTGAAACCTGCAATCGAAAAATATGCCCCCTTGGGCCGTTCAGGGCTTTTGCCCGCCCTGCATGCCGCTCAAAGCCTGTATGGCTGGCTGCCACAGGATGTCGTTTCGCAGGTTGCGCGAACCCTGCACGTGCCGCTTGCCGATGTACATGGTGTGATCGAATTTTATGCCCTGTTTTACAACGAGCCGGTCGGCAGAAAGGTGATTCGTGTCTGCACGGACCCCGCCTGTGGGCTCAAGGACTCGGATGGACTTCTAAAAAAACTTTGTAAACAATATGGCGTAAAACCGCATCCCGCAGGGGGACACGGTCAGACTCACCCGAAGTTGGATCTGACCATCGAGCCGAGTCCGTGCCTGGGCATGTGCGAACTTGCGCCTGCGGTGTGGACGATGGACAGTGGACGATGGACGGTGGGTGACGGCTCCATTGAAGAAGACCGCCCACGGTCTTTGATCTACGGTCCAATCCGTGTGTTGACGAAGAATTGCGGGAATGGCACGACCACCCTTGCCAGGTATGGTGAATATGATGGGCTGAAAAAGGTCCGCTCGCAAAGCCGCCTGGACGTGATCGATGAGATCAAAGCTTCCGGGCTGGTGGGGCGCGGCGGCGCGGCCTTCCCGACGGGTATCAAATGGGAAGGGGCGTTGAACGCTCACGCCGATCAAAAATACATCATATGCAATGCGGATGAGTCCGAACCCGGTACGTTCAAAGACCGCATTCTGCTGCTGGATGATCCGCACCGGACAATCGAAGGCATGTGCATTGCCGCGCACGCCGTTGGCGCAACAAAAGGGTACATCTACGTGCGCGCGGAATATCCGTATATCATCCCTGTTTTGGAGAATGCTTTGAAGGAAGCAAAAGAAGCGGGGTATTTGAATGATTTTGACATTGAAATCCGCGTCGGCGCTGGTGCCTATATTTGCGGCGAGGAGACCGCGCTGTTCGAATCCATCGAAGGGAAGCGCGGTTTCCCGCGTGTGAAGCCGCCCTTCCCGACGACTCATGGTGTGTTTGGAAAACCAACCGTCATTAATAATGTAGAAACGTTATGTAACGTGCCCCTCATCTTTGAAAAAGGCGCAGCGAACTACCGAAAGATCGGCACGGAGAAATCCCCCGGGCCCAAGTTGTTTTGTCTTTCCGGTGATGTAATCCGGCCGGGGTTGTATGAAGTCCCATTTGGGCTGACTTTGCGCGAACTGCTGGATATGGCGGGCGGCGTTGCAGACAAGAAACAATTGAAATCCGTTCTGTTCGGCGGCGCGGCGGGAGCTTTTGCCACATCCGAACATCTTGATGTAAGAATGACCTTCGAAGACCTGCGTGCGGCGGGACTTCCGCTCGGTTCGGGCGTGGTAATGGTCTTCGACGAAACCCGCGACATGCGCGACGTATTGAAACGGCTTGGGAAATTCTTCGCGCATGAGTCCTGCGGGAAGTGCTATCCCTGCCAGTTGGGAACCCAACGCCAGATGGAAATTTTGGACCGCATTGCCGAGGGAAGGATTGAGGAAGGCGACCTGATCCGCCTGCAGGATGTCGGCTGGACGATGACGGACGCCAGCATCTGCGGACTTGGGCAGACGGCGGCGAGCGCGACGCTCTCCGCGATGAAATTGTGGCCCGAGTTGTTCAGTGCGGAGGCTGGGAGTTCGCTTCCGAAGAAGAAAGATGAAAGAGGAAAGAAAGCGGCGGGCGCAAAGGCAAAGATTGTGAAAAAAGCCGGCGCTAAAAAGGCTGTGAAGGCAAAGCCTGCAAAGAAAAGTTCGGCAAAGAAAACAATAGCGCACAAATCCGCGAAGAAACGCTAA
- a CDS encoding GntR family transcriptional regulator, with protein MVDKELTHKPLKEEIYDALHRQIIAGKYAPGDWLRQEDIASQMGVSMTPVREALDLLVSTGLAERVPYRGVRVREMSTKDIVEAYGLRLMLEAMIAREAAMNITPAQFSNLKKILDEMNRHVDLSEMPQERQLSREFHSAIADASGNDLLVKLYAVVANAFPDWLLYEALYRKPELLAGSVAQTHDEHVAILDALAKGDAEKTVKASIEHVMDSGKWLEDYLNIPAKLLREKEQQVLPLLKKSK; from the coding sequence ATGGTCGATAAAGAACTTACCCACAAACCCCTAAAAGAGGAAATCTACGATGCGCTCCATCGGCAGATCATTGCGGGTAAATACGCGCCCGGCGACTGGCTGAGGCAGGAGGATATTGCCAGCCAGATGGGCGTCAGCATGACGCCTGTTCGAGAGGCGCTCGATCTGCTTGTTTCAACAGGGCTGGCCGAACGCGTGCCGTATCGAGGTGTGCGCGTGCGTGAAATGTCCACGAAGGATATTGTGGAGGCATACGGACTGCGTTTGATGCTCGAAGCAATGATAGCCAGGGAAGCGGCAATGAACATCACGCCTGCGCAGTTCTCCAACCTGAAAAAGATACTGGATGAAATGAACAGGCACGTTGATTTAAGCGAAATGCCGCAGGAACGGCAGCTAAGCCGCGAGTTCCATTCCGCCATTGCGGACGCTTCGGGAAACGACCTGTTGGTTAAATTGTACGCCGTGGTGGCAAACGCATTCCCTGACTGGCTTTTATATGAAGCACTCTATCGCAAGCCCGAACTGCTGGCAGGCAGTGTCGCCCAAACGCACGACGAACACGTGGCGATATTGGATGCGCTTGCCAAGGGTGATGCGGAAAAAACCGTAAAGGCATCGATTGAGCATGTGATGGATTCCGGCAAATGGCTGGAAGACTATCTCAACATCCCTGCAAAGTTATTAAGGGAAAAGGAACAGCAGGTATTACCCTTGTTGAAGAAATCAAAATAA
- a CDS encoding 2Fe-2S iron-sulfur cluster-binding protein, with product MIETITLNIDGQEVTAEQGKTLLDVAREMGKDIPTICFHEATTANAVCRICIVEVEGQRVLQPACIVKAGAGMQVQTRSEKVIRARRTILEMLASTMDLSEAPEIQGMMREYGASTNRFPDAERRESEVKDDNPMYIRDYSKCLLCWRCVQVCADDAQYTFAINFDGRGYETQIGTFFDKTIPETSCVLCGQCVAVCPTGALKPKREFLLEQGMSPNEISVMNTGRKQRKPR from the coding sequence ATGATTGAGACAATCACCCTAAATATTGATGGACAGGAAGTAACCGCCGAGCAGGGCAAGACCCTGTTGGATGTGGCGCGCGAAATGGGCAAGGACATTCCCACGATTTGCTTTCACGAAGCGACGACGGCGAATGCGGTCTGCAGGATCTGCATCGTGGAGGTGGAGGGGCAGAGAGTGCTCCAGCCTGCCTGCATTGTCAAGGCGGGAGCAGGCATGCAGGTCCAGACGCGAAGCGAAAAGGTCATCCGCGCACGGCGCACCATTTTGGAGATGCTTGCGTCCACGATGGATCTGTCCGAGGCGCCCGAGATCCAGGGGATGATGCGCGAGTATGGCGCCTCAACAAATCGCTTCCCCGACGCCGAGCGCCGCGAGTCGGAGGTCAAGGATGACAACCCGATGTACATCCGTGATTACTCGAAGTGCCTGCTGTGCTGGCGCTGTGTGCAGGTCTGCGCGGACGATGCGCAATATACCTTTGCGATCAACTTCGACGGGCGCGGATACGAGACGCAGATCGGCACGTTCTTTGATAAAACCATTCCGGAAACGTCCTGTGTGCTGTGTGGACAGTGCGTGGCTGTTTGTCCGACCGGCGCGCTAAAACCGAAGCGTGAATTTTTATTGGAACAAGGCATGAGCCCGAATGAGATCAGCGTGATGAATACGGGCAGAAAGCAGAGAAAACCGCGATGA
- a CDS encoding corrinoid protein, giving the protein MSEDLEKLYKDMAQCIIDGDSDVSVELARKAIELKMHPLDAITKGFVVGVNYIGDQFGAGEAFLPELVMAGEAMKAAVATLEPELLKLGETRETMGRVVLATVEGDIHEIGKTLVGTMLSASGFEVTDLGVDQPADKIIGKALEIDAQIIGMSALLTTTMVRQREVIEELDKEGLRPRIKVMVGGAPITRDWVEKIKADGYSEDAVGAVKIAKELVGKSNQ; this is encoded by the coding sequence ATGTCGGAAGATCTGGAGAAATTGTACAAGGATATGGCGCAATGTATCATTGACGGAGACTCTGATGTATCCGTCGAACTTGCCAGGAAAGCCATCGAATTGAAAATGCATCCATTGGATGCGATCACAAAAGGCTTTGTGGTGGGTGTCAATTACATCGGCGACCAGTTCGGGGCGGGGGAGGCGTTCCTGCCTGAACTGGTGATGGCAGGCGAAGCAATGAAAGCCGCCGTAGCCACGCTGGAACCCGAGTTGCTCAAGCTGGGAGAGACCCGCGAAACCATGGGACGTGTCGTGCTTGCCACGGTGGAGGGCGATATCCACGAGATCGGCAAGACGCTCGTCGGCACCATGCTGAGCGCTTCAGGTTTCGAAGTGACCGACCTGGGCGTTGACCAGCCCGCAGACAAGATCATCGGCAAGGCTCTTGAAATTGACGCACAGATCATCGGCATGAGCGCGCTCCTGACGACCACAATGGTCCGTCAACGCGAGGTGATCGAAGAGTTGGATAAGGAGGGCCTGCGCCCGCGCATCAAGGTGATGGTCGGCGGCGCTCCGATCACGCGGGACTGGGTCGAAAAGATCAAGGCCGACGGCTACTCCGAGGATGCTGTCGGCGCAGTGAAGATCGCCAAGGAATTGGTTGGAAAATCAAACCAATAA